The nucleotide window AAAAGCTGTGCTCCCACGTCACGACTTCCACGGCAGTCGATGGCGCACTGGCGAAATGAATTTAGATCGAGTATCCTCTCCCCGAACCGCGCCGTGTCCTCGGGACGATCTTGAAATCCTTTGGTGAGTCGATCCAGCCGCTCTAGGTCCATGTAGCCCCATTTTCGCAAACCAGGTGCGGTAATTCGGAAACGCTGCTTCCACCAGGATACCAAGGTCTGCATCAGGCGAAAAAGAGGATCGCCATGGCTCATGTCCACGACACCGTCCTCCAGTCTTGTTGCCTCCGAGCTCCAGTCCCTAGCCTCACGGTCGGACGGCGCCTTTCGCCTGCCCTGGCCTTTGGCGCGCTCTTTAGGCGGTGGTTTAGCCTTCGACGGCGGAAGGGCCTTGACGAGACCAGAGTTTCGTCTCCAGCGCTCAACTTCGCCCCAGAGTCTGGGAGGGATGTGCGAGACCATTATGGCCTGAAGCTCGGCATCGCAAAGCCACGAGTTCCGCACTGCGTTGTGCCAAAGCAATGACATGACGTGCACGCAGTGGGTCGCATTTCGGACTTTCCGCTCCCGCTTCGTAGGACCTTTCTTCTCGCCAAAAGGATTCGTAAGCGAGATACGAGTGTCCTTGTTGAGCGTCAGTTCGAGGTCGCCCGACACCGTCGGCACGGCTGTTGAGGACACGGTCGgcgcctcgacgtcttcaaACTCAAtatcgtcttcatcgtcggaCTGTTCGATTCTTGGCCGCTTCGCCGCGGGAACATCTTCAAACTCTTGATCCGAAAGAGACGTCAAAGAGCTGTCGCTATCATCCTCATCAAAACCCGACGCAACTGACGTGAATTGtttcgaggacgaggggtGTGCGGTTGCGTCGAGGTCATCGTATAAGGTGGTTTTTCGCCGACTTGAGCCAGTCGAGTGCCCCTTCGGACCGGAGCCATTCGGGCTCTTCTCAGGGCTCGGCGATTCGCGCAGCCGCTTTCGCGGCACGTGGGGAGGCATAACGTTGCGCGAACGCCACGGAACGCATATTGAAAGAACGGTGGATGCGACAGGAGTGGGCAGCACTCTGGGTCTGCGTCATTGAGTCGCGAGCCAACACGAAAGCACGTGACCCCTTAAGCCAGGCGATCAACACCAACTTTACTACCCTGAACCGAACATCGAGATCCGAAGACTCAATATGCCGTTGGCCATTTGGTCATTGAGACGATGAGTGCTCTACTCTATATTACAATTTGATTCCACAATGGCTGATTAAATTTGAAGTGCTCTTCATGTACCTCGTAGCCAATAATGCCGGCTTCCCATGCCTCTATAATCTGGGTATTGATGCTCAAGTCCTCACAATGACCATCGCCTCCACACTACTTCCCCGTTAAACGCCGACAAAAACTCATGGCTCCATCAAATTCGGGGGCGGTCCAACGCCCCTGAGTAGAATGACGGTGTTGCCGCTCTGCAGTGACGACCCGATCTTCTCGTTGAACTCGAGCAGCCGGCCGCCTTCGACGTGGAAGACACGCAGCTTGTCCCTCTCATCGGAGCTCTTGTTGTTCATGTTCTGcacctgcagctgctgcgccgcatcgtcgagcaAGCGACCGACAACCCAATCCTTGGAGAAGAAGAACTCCCCCTTTGGAAGCTTGGCTTTAGCCGTctccgcctctgcctcgaCGTAGAGGTAGATGCGCTTGTCTTCGGAAATGTCTTTGCGACCCTTGGCTGTCTTCCTGAgcttggccgtggcggcgagacgcgccgccgtggaacTGGGCTTCGGCTTTGGCAGGGCGCGTtcggcctgctggcgctTGGCTGAGCCCCAAGCGCGCAACTTGTCGAGTGTAGTTTTCGTCTtctgcgcgacggcgtcgatctGCGGCGAGGGACGGGCCCCGATGGGCACCAGGTTCTTGCAGTCGTGGTCCTCCCTCAGCCGATGCTTGAGGCAGTAGTCGCGATTGCACGTGTCGCAGTGAACGCCCGGCGTCAGCGACGTGCCCACGACCGTCTTACagtcgggcgaggcgcagggcTTTTGGGAGACGCGGTCTCGCAGCGTCTTGCCCTGGCCGATGGACGGCTTGGCGAGTTCGGCCTGCCGCTTGCGCTGCGCCCAGGCGCCCGGATTGGAGCACTTGTGGCCCGACTCGGTGCGGTGATCGAGGCAGTAAGTCTTGCCGCATGACTGGcagaggaaggggaggaaaTCGAGTTGGTTGCAGTACTCGTACTGGCAGTGCTTGCCGACGAGCGTGGCGTCTGTCTTGTCTCGCATGACGTAgctggtgccgtcggcgtcgggaTTCGATGAGGACGCCATGGTAAATCTGCGGAAGCTTCAATTGTTTTATCCCTCGTCGTGACTCGGAGAGCGCAGgcacggccgcgtcgtcagTGCTGGCCGGCTGTGGCGGTTGCTCAGCGAAGCGGCGAAGCCTGGAACCGTCTGGAAGTCTCCTCCCACCCGACGCTTACGCAGGCTTCGGCGTTGCCGCCCCTGAGCTCGCGGCGCGCAAAGGCCAAAGCCCTGGAATGTTAAATCCGGCTGCGATATTGCGAGCCGTAATGTTCAGGTACAAAGGAGCGGCTTGAAGCTTATTCCAGGTCGTGACTAGCAGAGAGCGATGCTGAGTGTAGATTGAGGTTACTACGTAACTGTAGGTGAGCTGACAATCGAGGCCGCCTATCGTGGGGCAACGACAGGGACCCCAGGCCCCAAGAGACCCCTCAACCCCTCTCTGTCGGCGACTCGCGCACTGGCCAAGCCACGCACACAGCCCCAGAGAGAACGTGAAAGCCGGGCAGTGGCCGTACGTCGCCGactcgccgccaagctgaTGTATCCACCATCCGCGTGAACCATGAGGTATCATCATACCTCGTACCTTGCAGTGAATATGTATTGCATTATGATCTGCAGAGCGGTCCTGGTCTTCATACCGAGTGAAAGAGTCGAGCGTCCTGCGCCTTCAATGCCATCAAATCAACGAGCGCCTTATACAACATATACCTAATAGACACCAACTGCTGAAACCAAGGCTTAATCTACTCATCCTTGATCACTTTTTGGTTCAGCACCCTTTCCCGCCCAGTTCTGGGCGCGTCACCCACGGCCTGCTTGCCGCCAAAAGCCTCGAAGCCGCGGTGGAAGGTCCACTCGACCGCGTGCTCGACCGGCTCGTCGAACATGGCGGGCAGGAAAGGAACAATCGCCAGGCCGAGCCCGATGGGCGCCCACGTGCGCAACGTCACGTTCTTGACGTTCTTCATTGCTCGCCCCGAGTAGCGCACCACGCTGTGGATTGTGAATGCCGGTAGGCCCATGCTTGCTACGCTCTGGAAGATGCCTCGCTGGACCATGACGGTCCGCCAGTCCTCGAGCGGCGACACCGTCCTAGGTTTCGCGTCTTTGGGCGCCGAGCTCTCCGCCGGCAGGCCGGTCACCTTCTCCTGATGCGGTGTGAGCTGTAGCTGCGGGTTGAGGATGCGCTGATTGTGCCAGTACGCCTTGTACCCTTCGTACGAAACGTCGCCAAGGATGTACATCCACGAGATTCCGTACGCCGTGCGCACCATGTACGGATGCGCCACCGGCCGGAAAGACTCGCCAATGTCGGACGTATACGCGACATAGCGATGCGCCGAGAGTAGTATGGTCCGTAGTCGTGTGGCATAGGCGGCGTAGCGGAGGTTGGTGTCGGTGGACGGACGAGCGCTGTAGGAGTTAGCTATTGGGACATAATACGCACAGAAGATCGCAGAACTCACTATCCCTCGCGCAAGTCTTCATAGAGCCtcccatcctcgtcggctttGTCGACAATCGTCTGGAGCCCCTTGGGAAGCCGCTCTCTTGGGGGCAGCTTGTGCGGATCGAGAGACGAGCTGGCTGGTGTGCCATCTTCCTGAGCCTGGTCAggcttggcctcctccttgggCTTGCCCCACCAAGGCATCGCGATGTGTCAGTGAATAGTAGCTGGAGCTGTCTTTGGAAATGGGGCGACGAGAAGTTGTCGACGCAGAGTCAACTGCGCAGTGGCGAGGGGATCGAGGTAAGCTGTTTGTTgggtgctgttgttggttgGCTACTGGTACTGGAGTATCGGTATTCGGTCCTTCGGGGTCGCGAGCGAACTGGAGGTCGCCTTGACGTCAACAGCGGTGCGGCTAGTGTAAAGTTGCTTACCCTGTAGTGGGGCGTATCTTCACCAACCCCGGCCCAATTACACCCGTTCCACCCGGCAATTTTTCGGCCTGCAATTCCAGGCACTGCGGTCTCTCAGGGCGGAATTTGAGATCGAGAGCTCTCCCGCGACCATCGTCAACAGAGCCACTCTCGTCGCCTTGATAGCCTCCCCGTCGATCCAATCCCCGACCCTCCACACCGAGACTCAATCCA belongs to Purpureocillium takamizusanense chromosome 1, complete sequence and includes:
- a CDS encoding uncharacterized protein (COG:S~EggNog:ENOG503NZEC), producing the protein MASSSNPDADGTSYVMRDKTDATLVGKHCQYEYCNQLDFLPFLCQSCGKTYCLDHRTESGHKCSNPGAWAQRKRQAELAKPSIGQGKTLRDRVSQKPCASPDCKTVVGTSLTPGVHCDTCNRDYCLKHRLREDHDCKNLVPIGARPSPQIDAVAQKTKTTLDKLRAWGSAKRQQAERALPKPKPSSTAARLAATAKLRKTAKGRKDISEDKRIYLYVEAEAETAKAKLPKGEFFFSKDWVVGRLLDDAAQQLQVQNMNNKSSDERDKLRVFHVEGGRLLEFNEKIGSSLQSGNTVILLRGVGPPPNLMEP
- a CDS encoding uncharacterized protein (COG:S~EggNog:ENOG503NYI4), which codes for MPWWGKPKEEAKPDQAQEDGTPASSSLDPHKLPPRERLPKGLQTIVDKADEDGRLYEDLREGYARPSTDTNLRYAAYATRLRTILLSAHRYVAYTSDIGESFRPVAHPYMVRTAYGISWMYILGDVSYEGYKAYWHNQRILNPQLQLTPHQEKVTGLPAESSAPKDAKPRTVSPLEDWRTVMVQRGIFQSVASMGLPAFTIHSVVRYSGRAMKNVKNVTLRTWAPIGLGLAIVPFLPAMFDEPVEHAVEWTFHRGFEAFGGKQAVGDAPRTGRERVLNQKVIKDE